A genome region from Synchiropus splendidus isolate RoL2022-P1 chromosome 5, RoL_Sspl_1.0, whole genome shotgun sequence includes the following:
- the kif22 gene encoding kinesin-like protein KIF22: MAQRVAVSDGTNKKAARIRVAVRLRPYMNKQDEKGEGPCVRGLDSQNLEIVNWRNATETVKYHFDVYHGEQTTQLQVFLASVKPIIPHILTGQNASVFAYGPTGAGKTHTMLGSAQQPGVIPRAVREVFNLVKVKEEEDDGWDYSVGMSYLEIYNEKVLDLLAPGSQDLPIREDKDKNILIPGLTHTVLATFADFDKHFHPASLNRTTASTKLNQRSSRSHAILLIKVVRTQRALPHRQQTGKLYLVDLAGSEDNRRTGNQGIRLKESGAINLSLFTLSKVVDSLNSGTAIRVPYRDSKLTRLLQDSLGGSAHSVMITNIAPEYKYYFDTFSALNFAAKSKQIVNKPFTRETLIVPSVKRARDEPESGRSDAEPQKKRQKEEKKTEQASSSSHLHSPTEPSVMDRLVALEKLMMSCQDRDRLSMLKDGAQKEIQELKEKQRELESKAKLLTQMPGSKSSARIDPSFRNDSLPLQKKQSTAAKVTKQQAVVQPLQVVQLQPLRDVVNKHSVCIKKKKKLSEPMEAEGKENMSQNCWESQFNTSVVEQSRQKILQILNSGSIKELKSLQQIGDKKAKLIQGWRELNGDFKTVEELIKVEGMTEKRFSSFMKANVLSTMGN; encoded by the exons ATGGCCCAGCGCGTGGCAGTCTCCGATGGAACGAACAAGAAGGCGGCCAGGATTCGGGTCGCGGTCCGACTTCGCCCCTACATGAACAAACAAGACGAGAAAGGCGAGGGCCCGTGCGTGCGGGGCCTCGATTCCCAAAATCTTGAGATAGTTAACTGGAGAAACGCCACCGAAACCGTGAAGTACCA TTTTGATGTTTATCACGGCGAACAGACGACACAGCTACAGGTTTTCCTTGCGTCGGTAAAGCCCATCATTCCTCATATTTTGACCGGGCAAAATGCCAGTGTGTTTGCTTATGGGCCAACAGGAGCAG gGAAGACTCACACCATGTTGGGCAGTGCACAGCAGCCCGGTGTGATCCCCAGGGCTGTGCGTGAGGTATTTAACTTGGTTAAagtcaaagaagaagaggacgatGGCTGGGACTACAGCGTTGGCATGTCTTACTTGGAGATTTATAATGAGAAG GTGCTCGATCTCCTTGCACCAGGCTCCCAAGATTTGCCGATCCGAGAAGACAAGGACAAGAATATTCTTATTCCAGGCCTCACCCATACAGTACTTGCTACCTTTGCGgactttgacaaacattttcatCCGGCCAGTTTGAATCGTACGACTGCttcaactaaactcaaccagaggTCCAGCCGGAGCCATGCGATCCTCCTTATTAAG GTTGTTCGGACACAGCGTGCTCTTCCCCACCGTCAGCAAACAGGGAAGCTCTATTTGGTGGACCTGGCTGGTTCAGAAGACAACCGACGCACTGGCAACCAGGGGATTCGATTAAAAGAGAGTGGTGCCATCAATCTGTCGCTCTTTACTCTGAGCAAAGTAGTTGACTCACTAAACTCGGGCACGGCGATTCGCGTGCCCTACAGAGACAGCAAACTGACCAGATTGCTTCAGGATTCACTCGGTGGCTCCGCACATTCTGTAATGATCACAAACATTGCCCCGGAGTACAAGTACTACTTCGACACCTTCAGTGCACTCAACTTTGCAGCCAAATCCAAACAAATTGTCAACAAACCCTTCACCCGGGAAACGTTGATTGTTCCTTCAG TGAAGCGAGCGCGAGACGAACCGGAATCTGGGCGCTCTGATGCTGAACCCCAGAAGAAGAggcagaaagaagaaaagaagacgGAGCAGGCCTCATCGTCGTCTCATTTGCACAG CCCAACAGAACCATCAGTAATGGATCGTCTTGTCGCTTTGGAGAAGCTGATGATGAGCTGCCAGGACAGGGACCGACTCAGTATGTTGAAAGATGGTGCCCAGAAAGAGATCCAG GAGctcaaggagaaacaaagggaGTTGGAAAGCAAGGCCAAGTTGTTGACTCAAATGCCTGGAAGCAAGTCAAGTGCTCGCATTGACCCCAGTTTCAGAAACGACTCGCTTCCTCTTCAAAAGAAACAGTCCACGGCAGCAAAGGTCACGAAGCAACAGGCTGTGGTCCAACCGCTTCAAG TTGTGCAGCTACAGCCACTTCGTGATGTGGTCAATAAACATTCAGTCtgcatcaagaagaagaagaagctttcAGAGCCCATGGAG gCTGAAGGTAAAGAGAACATGAGCCAGAACTGCTGGGAGTCCCAGTTCAACACCTCTGTAGTGGAGCAGTCCCGTCAGAAGATCCTGCAGATCTTGAACAGTGGCTCGATCAAAGAGTTGAAGAGTCTGCAGCAGATTGGTGACAAGAAGGCCAAACTCATCCAAGGCTGGAGAGAGCTGAATGGTGATTTCAAAACG GTAGAGGAGTTGATTAAAGTTGAGGGAATGACAGAGAAGAGGTTCTCTTCCTTCATGAAG GCAAACGTCCTGAGCACTATGGGGAACTGA
- the prrt2 gene encoding trafficking regulator of GLUT4 1 isoform X1: MAVNMMPTPAIWPGEDQPSLLDQEDCELSRAPAAVPCSPGQGEQLIHGSGSPAGTRPPRSKSKGELVIVINEKLKNSNGMHPASGDKTSPVISSPPRRQHSISYPHHNKTRKGSRASSIGYTAFSPRPSISRHSSIATNPPLDRTKVKDYLLLSVLACFCPVWPINIVGFVYSIMSKNSLEQGNLDGAVRLGRVAKMLSMVSLVGGTVIIIACIVNLASECPKSDL; this comes from the exons ATGGCCGTGAACATGATGCCCACCCCTGCCATCTGGCCGGGCGAGGACCAGCCCTCACTGCTGGATCAGGAGGACTGTGAGTTGAGTCGAGCACCTGCGGCTGTCCCATGCTCACCTGGCCAAGGTGAACAGCTCATCCACGGCAGCGGCAGCCCCGCCGGCACAAGACCCCCCCGCAGCAAGTCCAAAGGAGAACTTGTCATTGTCATCAACGAGAAGCTGAAGAACA GTAATGGGATGCACCCGGCGTCTGGAGACAAAACGTCCCCTGTCATCTCCTCCCCTCCCAGAAGACAACACTCCATTTCGTACCCTCATCACAACAAGACCAGGAAGGGCAGCCGGGCCAGCTCCATCGGCTACACCGCCTTCTCCCCTCGGCCCTCCATCTCTCGTCACTCCAGCATCGCCACCAACCCGCCGCTGGACCGCACCAAGGTCAAAGACTATCTCCTCCTGTCAGTGCTGGCCTGTTTCTGCCCCGTCTGGCCCATCAACATCGTTGGTTTCGTCTACTCCATCATG TCCAAGAACAGTCTGGAGCAGGGGAATCTGGACGGCGCGGTGCGCTTGGGCCGCGTGGCCAAGATGCTCTCCATGGTGTCACTTGTAGGAGGGACGGTCATTATCATCGCCTGCATTGTCAACCTGGCCAGTGAGTGTCCCAAATCTGACCTATAA
- the tlcd3bb gene encoding ceramide synthase, whose amino-acid sequence MLTILAAGSVFFPGLFLLSKQCLKSIPSLRWSEGDAVIVSARLVSSLQAVMASSAGYIIASSCNDIIEDQHWLTSTYIMFAVPYFVYDIYAMFMCYWYKLRVKGHEEASAAPQHMGSALRSYLRREFLMVLHHVVMVTVCFPVSVFVRQGKGDYFQGIMFMAELSTPSVCLGKILIQYKQQHTLLHKVNGALMLITFFICRVLLFPYLYYVYGRYASIPFYLVPLSVPWHCNLGAALLMAPQLYWFSLICRGALRLFRGSSRSQHASTSSAAKECQIDGNSLPQPANGYSTRSPETELATH is encoded by the exons ATGCTGACTATCCTAGCTGCTGGGTCTGTGTTCTTTCCAGGACTCTTCCTCCTATCCAAACAATGCCTCAAGTCCATCCCTTCACTGAGGTGGAGCGAAGGAGATGCTGTTATCGTGTCCGCCAG GTTGGTGTCTTCACTTCAGGCCGTCATGGCTTCTTCAGCTGGCTACATTATTGCTTCTTCCTGCAACGACATCATCGAGGACCA GCACTGGCTGACGAGCACGTACATTATGTTTGCTGTCCCATACTTCGTCTATGACATCTACGCAATGTTCATGTGCTATTGGTACAAGCTGAGGGTCAAAGGGCACGAGGAGGCCTCTGCAGCGCCGCAACACATGGGCTCGGCACTGAGGAGCTATTTGCGTCGCGAGTTCCTCATGGTTCTGCACCATGTTGTCATGGTCACTGTCTGCTTCCCTGTTTCTGTG TTTGTGCGACAAGGAAAAGGCGACTACTTCCAAGGTATAATGTTCATGGCTGAGCTCAGCACGCCATCTGTCTGCTTAGGAAAGATTCTCATCCAG TACAAACAGCAGCACACTCTCCTGCACAAAGTGAATGGGGCTCTTATGCTGATCACTTTTTTCATCTGTCGAGTCCTACTCTTCCCTTACCTCTACTACGTCTATGGAAG GTATGCTTCCATTCCATTCTACTTGGTCCCTCTGTCTGTGCCCTGGCACTGTAAcctgggagctgctctgctcatGGCCCCCCAGCTCTACTGGTTCTCGCTCATTTGCAGGGGAGCCCTGCGGCTCTTCCGAGGCTCCTCGCGCTCTCAGCATGCCAGCACATCCTCCGCCGCCAAAGAGTGCCAGATTGATGGCAACTCGTTGCCCCAACCTGCCAATGGCTACAGCACACGCTCCCCAGAGACCGAGTTGGCCACTCACTGA
- the pagr1 gene encoding PAXIP1-associated glutamate-rich protein 1 codes for MQAEATDSSLQEGIEVLGLKDNEEPAPDKEESKAELGDAETTGAEEDTKAKDDTDGETEEVETETPQDQSQAETADASEEAKAVAENDNEWELAYSDEEMEDPKNWMPPPAEIKRLYELLAKGEMLELNFVALPRRPPTPEHTPSPERDEEEESAEDRERKERERKPPTPTEFDFDEEQLQATPKNAFLNRRRTPGSSARSSVKREARLDKVLSDMKRHRKIEQQIMLTGRDLFKVEKKIEEPLSPNSQKEREKERERDSNPNTIFSPRQRRY; via the exons ATGCAGGCTGAAGCCACTGATTCTTCCCTGCAAGAGGGAATCGAGGTTCTAGGTCTTAAGGACAACGAGGAGCCTGCTCCAGATAAAGAGGAGAGCAAGGCAGAGCTAGGTGACGCTGAAACGACAGGTGCAGAGGAGGACACCAAGGCGAAGGATGATACAG ATGGAGAGACGGAAGAGGTGGAAACAGAGACACCCCAGGACCAATCTCAGGCTGAGACAGCGGATGCGAGTGAAGAAGCGAAAGCTGTGGCAGAAAACGACAATGAGTGGGAGCTTGCGTACAGCGATGAGGAAATGGAGGATCCGAAAAACTGGATGCCCCCACCGGCTGAGATCAAAAGACTCTACGAGCTCCTTGCAAAAGGGGAAATGCTTGAACTGAACTTTGTGGCCCTTCCTCGGAGACCTCCCACCCCTGAGCACACCCCTTCACCTGAaagggatgaggaggaagaatcAGCAGAGGACcgagagaggaaggagagggagagaaa GCCTCCTACTCCAACTGAGTTCGACTTTGATGAAGAGCAACTGCAAGCTACGCCCAAGAACGCCTTCCTCAACAGGCGCCGAACACCAG GGTCGTCAGCTCGGTCCTCTGTCAAGCGTGAGGCCAGGCTGGATAAAGTCCTGTCAGACATGAAGCGTCACCGCAAAATTGAGCAGCAGATTATGCTCACGGGTCGAGATCTCTTCAAGGTAGAGAAGAAGATAGAAGAGCCCCTTTCTCCTAACAGCCAGAAGGAGCGGGAAAAGGAGCGGGAGCGGGACAGCAACCCCAACACGATATTCTCCCCTCGGCAGAGGAGATACTGA
- the prrt2 gene encoding trafficking regulator of GLUT4 1 isoform X2, translated as MAVNMMPTPAIWPGEDQPSLLDQEDCELSRAPAAVPCSPGQGEQLIHGSGSPAGTRPPRSKSKGELVIVINEKLKNSNGMHPASGDKTSPVISSPPRRQHSISYPHHNKTRKGSRASSIGYTAFSPRPSISRHSSIATNPPLDRTKVKDYLLLSVLACFCPVWPINIVGFVYSIMSKNSLEQGNLDGAVRLGRVAKMLSMVSLVGGTVIIIACIVNLAINVKS; from the exons ATGGCCGTGAACATGATGCCCACCCCTGCCATCTGGCCGGGCGAGGACCAGCCCTCACTGCTGGATCAGGAGGACTGTGAGTTGAGTCGAGCACCTGCGGCTGTCCCATGCTCACCTGGCCAAGGTGAACAGCTCATCCACGGCAGCGGCAGCCCCGCCGGCACAAGACCCCCCCGCAGCAAGTCCAAAGGAGAACTTGTCATTGTCATCAACGAGAAGCTGAAGAACA GTAATGGGATGCACCCGGCGTCTGGAGACAAAACGTCCCCTGTCATCTCCTCCCCTCCCAGAAGACAACACTCCATTTCGTACCCTCATCACAACAAGACCAGGAAGGGCAGCCGGGCCAGCTCCATCGGCTACACCGCCTTCTCCCCTCGGCCCTCCATCTCTCGTCACTCCAGCATCGCCACCAACCCGCCGCTGGACCGCACCAAGGTCAAAGACTATCTCCTCCTGTCAGTGCTGGCCTGTTTCTGCCCCGTCTGGCCCATCAACATCGTTGGTTTCGTCTACTCCATCATG TCCAAGAACAGTCTGGAGCAGGGGAATCTGGACGGCGCGGTGCGCTTGGGCCGCGTGGCCAAGATGCTCTCCATGGTGTCACTTGTAGGAGGGACGGTCATTATCATCGCCTGCATTGTCAACCTGGCCA taaATGTGAAAAGCTGA